From the genome of Marasmius oreades isolate 03SP1 chromosome 1, whole genome shotgun sequence:
TACTGTTAATATGGACCATGACACAATAATGAAGACGTAAGAAAAGCTGCCGGAGATGGTGAAATCCACAAGAGGACGCAGTAGATATGCAAGATATGGGTCGTACGATGCTGGCATTGACGATGAGAGCATGTGCAGCCAAGTTCCTTCCCAGAGACCTAGAAACACCGGGATCACCATGCTAGGTCGGTAGGGTTGGAGAACATTGCTGAGAACATAACGGAGAACAAGGCTAGATGCTGTCGATACTAGGATGTCCatgaagaatgaagaagaaacgTTTTCCGCAGAACCCTTGCCATAAGCCAGCTAGCGTACGCGTTGGAAGTCCTCGAGGCAAGCGGTCACAGTTGACATTTTCCTCCGGTCGCACGTGATGCCGCGCATCTATAAAAGGCAAGAGCTACTCTCGAGTACTCAGTGTGAACCAAAGGGCTGTTTTCAATCTGAGAGTAACAATATGCTCCCATACGCACAAGCTACGCCTACGAGCAATAATTACATGTTGAGGGGGGCCTGGTAGCACTGGTAGCAGAGAAACTATGTGTCCTTTTGAAGCGATCGTAATGACTCAAGAGAACAGAATAATAGATCTAACCACCGCCAGAAAAAGTCGCTCAATCAACATCCTTGACACACAGCCTAATCGTACAGTCCCGACCGCGTTTCTTGAACCGATAACGCGACCCGCAATGGTTGAGCTTTTCGCGGTCAGTCAAAGTGAGGGTGACAGTAGTCTGTGATGGAAAAGTATGCTGAGATTTTCGTAAATCATGGCAAGTTCGTTCTATAGTTGAGGGGAGATGGTGGATAACAACTTAAACCCTTATGTACGCGTTTTTGGGAATCACGTGCGACTACCACGTCCGTCACGATCACGTACCCATACGCGTCGTGTGTTCCTCAACGGCCAACTCGACCATCACGATGTATCAACATCCTGCTGCAGCACTCTCAGAAGATTTTCATGACAGTATGGAAGTTGAGCAAGCTCTACGTGGCGATCACCAGCCCAGCATGCCTCATGATTCTTATTCGCAACCGCAATACCAGCCAGGTCAATATCTCGAAACCATACATACCGGGGAAACTCTTCAGCTAGAACAACCATCGCCACCAAGGAAAAATTTTGACCCACGGTTAGCGTGGCCACAGAACCCCTCGCATGAGTCGTTATCTTATTCGGACACTTGCGCACAGTCCTATCCCTCTTACGACTCTCATGACTCTCATGCCTCCCGTCACTACGAGGGAACTGTTGATCCATTTAATTATGACGCAGAGGCCTATACTTCTGGGGCCAATTTGCACTCATATCCCCGTTCAAGATCTCCGACACCCGCcgtcgacgacgaagatTACTACATTATCGAAAATAACAGTTTTCACTATACTGGGGCTCAACGCGTTTATTCAAACTCAGAGAAGGAGGTCCTCAGTGGATCGGATATACATTACAACTACTATGACCCACCTCCATCGCATTCGTTTGAGGAAATGGACGTTTCTCAATCACCCCAGCCATCTGGTCAAGTAGAAACGCGTCATTTCGGTTCCGCCCCCGCTGGAAGGGTTGCACGGAGACACAATAGGAAGAAGGCAGTGAGGCTCAAAGATGGGAAGATCTTCTCGGAAGCCTTGCCTATTCCAGATAGGCTGGTGTTGCCACGGAAAGGAGAActagagatgatggaaacacAGTACACGGCAGTAACATGTGACCCTGATCACTTTGAGGCGGAAGGGTTTGTTTTGAGGCAGACTTACTTGGGTAGGAGAACAGAGTTGCTGATTGTCATCACGATGTACAACGTGCGTGCAGAGTCTATATCCATTCCAACTTTTCTGGAGTTTATATTTTCTTCATCAAGGAAGACGAAATTCTCTTTTGCCGTACACTATACGGTGTCATGAAAAatatacaacatctctgcaCACGTAAAAATTCGCAGACCTGGGGTGCAGACGCGTGGAAAAAGGTATGGGTGTTATTTAATGTGTATGAAACGCACACATCGTGATTACGAGTGCAGGTTGTAGTGTGTATTGTCGCGGACGGTCGATTCAAAGTTCATCCAAGGGTTCTTGACTGCCTTGCACTTCTTGGAGTGTATCAACTTGGGCCTATGAAGAACACCGTTTTAGAAAGGGAAGTCGTGGCACATCTATTCGAATACACCACTTCATTCGGCCTCGATCCCAACTTACATTTCAAATACCCCGACAAGGGAATCGTGCCTACACAAGTTATCTTCTGCATAAAAGAGAAGAATCAGAAGAAGATCAATAGTCATCGGTGGGCGTTCAATGCTTTTGCGAGACAACTTCAGGTATGCATCTTTGATCGAACTGGGTCGTCCTGTTCATTCGGTCGTTCTCGTGAAGCCCAATGTCTGTATACTTCTCGACGTTGGCACACGACCAGGCCCGAAGAGCATCTACAGATTGTGGAAAGTTTTCGATACACACTCAAACGTGGCTGGCGCGTGCGGCGAGATATCCACTTATAAAGGCAAAAACTGGTCGCTTCTCCTCAATCCCTTAGGCAAGTACCCGTTCAGTCTATCTACCTTGCACGAATGGTGACTTAATGATGGCTGTTTATTTCTAGTCGCCGCTCAGAACTTTGAATACAAGATAAGTAGCATACTGGACAAACCAACCGAGAGTTTATTTGGTTATATTAGTGTCTTGGTAGGGCCCGTGATCGTTCAAAACTTGACATTATCACTCATTCGTCCAAGCCTGGAGCGTTCTCAGCGTACAGGTACATCGCCCTTCAAAACGACGAGAAAGGCATTGGTCCACTCGCTTCTTACTTCAAGGGTGAAGTTTTACATGGACGTGATACGGATATATTCACCTCCAACATGTGTACGTCTTTCTGATTAGCCTTTGGAGAGTTTTTCAATGCAGTGTGCCATTAGATCTCGCGGAGGATGTGAGTTTTACAatcgtcatcctcttcgAAGTTGATTTTGACATACTTTCAGCGTATCTTGTGTTTTGAACTTGTAGCTAAAGCCAACGCGGATTGGTAGATTTCATGTGATGCTCCTTTTTGATTTCAACTAACCCGTCCCTGTAGGGTTCTCAAATATGTCAAGGGAGCAGTGGGGGAAACTGATGTTCCGGACGCTCTACCAGAATTCATCGGTCAGAGAAGAAGATGGTTGAACGGGTCATTCTTCGCCGCAACCTACGCCATAGCACACGCTGGTAAAATTCTTCGTTCAGGGCACAGCGTCACCCGCAAATTCATGCTCATGGTCGAAACGGTCTATAACACGATAAATTTATGTTTCGCTTGGTTTGGCATTGTAAGTTGAGCTCCTGAGGATGATTCCACTACTGACCATAACTCAGGGAAATTTCTATTTGTTCTTTGTCAGGACATCTTCTTACCTTACTTGCCGTTTTTCGACTGATTTTGTCGCTATAGGTTGTATTAACATCATCTCTGGAATCTCCGTCCTTCAAATTACAGGGAATAGAATATCTCAACACAATTCTACAGGTCAAACTCACTCCTACTCGCCGTCATACATCAACACAAACCTAATTTACAGTATGCCTTGGTTTTAATGATCGCAGCTTGTTTCCTGTTCTGTATGGGAAATAAGCCTCGAGCGTGaggtttcttttccttcatcaTAACGCTTGTCCCTTATGATCGTTCGTATTAGCTCGATTTGGAAATACAAATTCACCGTCATCTTTTTTAGTATCTTGATGATGTACATGGCATTCGCTTCTGTGATGTGCGCTATAGTGGCTACGGAACAAGGAGGAGCAGCCAACTCTGCGATGTTGTACAGTGTTATCATAACATACGGAAGTGGGTACTGTCACTTCCTATCCGATGCTTTTACGCTCAACTATTGGGCAGTGTATGCAACTGCCAGTATCCTTGCCCTCGATCCATGGCATATGATTACGAGCTTTGTGAGCTACATCCTGTTGTCTCCAACTTATATCAACGTGCTGAACATGTGGGTGATCATTAAATATCATCATGATCGTTGATTGACCCTGGCTTGCTTCTAGCTATGCCTTTTCCAACCTCGACGATGTGAGTTTAACGTTCTGAATTTCAACATTCCTGATAGTGCTCCCTCTCAGATTTCGTGGGGAACTAAACAAGACTCCGTTGTTGAACATGATCTGGGAGCAGTTGTTCAAAATGTTGGGTCCCGCGTTGTCAATGCTGAGTTTCCGGAAACGATGCCAGACGCAAATACACTATATGAAAATGCGATAACGAACCTGCGGAAGCGAAACGCCCCTTCTccgaagaaaggaaagggtcAAATGCCCGTCGAAAAGGCTCGACTGACCAGTAATGCAGAGAAAGAACAAGCAGCGAAGGACTATTACGCTAATGTGCGAACCAATGTGAGTGGAGAAACAAGGACATATTGGCATTGTGACTGACTTCTCTCTTCAAGGTTTTACTTGCATGGGTGATCTCAAACGTAGGTTCTGCACAAGCTTGCCTCCTTTCGTCGCCTACGTTTTCTCTTTAGGTTCTTCTTATTGTAGTCATCCTCAAGGGTGCAGAGCCTTCGGGGACTTTCGACCAAGCAGAATCTTTCAATCGTACTAAGGGATACCTCATATTTATTCTCGTTTTCACCACGCTGAGTAACTTGACTGTGAGTCCGATGCGTCTTACGAGTTTGACCATTGCTGATTGTTACCTCTAGCGGTTTTGTGGATCTACACTATACCTGTTTGTCAGACTGATAGCGGGCTAGAGTAGGACGTTCCTTCATTCATGCTTTCAGATGGATACTATCTATCGCACGATCCATGCTACTACTTTATTTGTCAATATGTGGTTCCCCTCGCCCATAATACGTTTTCGCCCGGGGGACCTCTCGACCCAAACATTTCTCCCAACAAATCAATAGCTAAGTTGGCTAAGGTGCTGCAGGAAGACAATTTGAAAAGGGGTATAGATGATTTGAGGGTACTCTCCTTCCGGACATCGCTCAGAGTCAGGTCGGTTTCTTTTGAGATGTAAGTTGCAAGAGTGAAGAATATTGGTTTGATACACATTGTTAAGCACATTGGGCGGATAGATAAAGATTACAGTACAACAGTCGACGAGTCATCGCATAAAACAGTTGTTAGTTATGTAAACACCGACGCAAAAAGGAAGGCACATTCTGCAACTAGGAACCGTAAATCAAGTTATACAAGGTTCTTGCTGGTCGTGTCCGTACATTGAGACCAGATTGTGGACGCCTTGCCGCTCGACGAGCTGGCGATCGGGACGGTGACGAGGTGGATCGAAGGTGTTGTCGCCTGTCCTCGAGGCGTGAACGCATCGACGCTGGCGTGGAAGAGATAGTACCCAAAATCCTATCGGGACACTGTCCATGGATAGTCAAAGAAGCGAGACTGTCCAACAAGCCACTGCCATTCTCTGACTCGTCTCCATCCATATCAGATCCACCTATAACCGACCAATTCTCGTCCGAAAAAGCAGACGATATCGGTGTTGATGTCTCGATAATAGTCGATAGATGGGGCACTTCACGTTCATGATCCGACTCTGCCAAATCAGAGGGCGAGTCCAAATCCGAATGGAAGTCTGAATCTGAGGCAAATTGGGACGAAGTGTCGATGTCTGTTGCGGGTGGTGTATCTAATCCAATCGCAGCATTATGGTCTGGTCGTGTTACGTTTGGACGTAGCATGTAGGTGAGGCGCCTTCCGGAGACATCTTTACCTGTTGAACAAAATCACAATCAGCATCGGTAGTCAATATTATACAGGGCAAAAACGCACTGTAACTGACCACATTATGAAATCTTGCACAGCAGTGAACGACATAGCGGGCAAAAGGATCGCCTGCTGTATCCCAGACGAGCTGTAATGGTGTCCGAGAGACTTCAAGGACGGTGTGAGTGTTGCCTAGTGATCTTCCTGGTGACTGCAGAACGTCTTCATGGAGATTTGGCGCAACAACAGCCCCTCCAGCATCCAACCACGCCATGATCTCGGTTTCTATGTCCCCCACTAGAACTTCAGCACGGTACCCACATTTTCGCAAGTCTCTTCTCATTCCTTTCAAGCTCATAGAGAACCTCCCTGCGTTCGCAGACTTTGCATCGAGCTCTGGGGCAAGCCTGGAAGGCACCTTGGCAGAGCGAGAAAGATAAGGTGGTAGAGGTTCTGGAAAAGTGACTTTCACCGGCGTGGCTTCTATCAAATAGTCTTTTCTGGTCGCAGCCACAACATGGGGGTTGTCGATAAATTGAGCTAGTCCAGTGTTAATAATGTATTGGCCAAAGACTGTGAAGCCCTACAGCAACTGTAGAGTTGAAAGAATTCAGAACTAACCgttctccttccttctcacCCATCGTCTTCCACCGTTCTCATCTCTTCTCGTCTTCTTGGGTATCCTGGGAGTGTCAGGCGGTGTAGCTTTGAAATGAGGTTCGTACAGATGAGCATAACGACTCGAGACCCCGGGATTGCGCAACAATGAGGGAAACGATAGCGGGATCGGAGCGTCCAGAGATAATTTCGGTTCGGCTTGCTGTCCTTCCATTATACTAATTGCGAGGCGCGAGAAGTTGATCCTCAATGTCAAGAAGTACAGAGGCGTAGCAGAAGTGATGCCGGAGTTTGAATGATTCTGACCACATTTGACTCAGTTACAAATATCTACAGACAGTACATGCGAAACGGTATACAAAACGATAGCTAATAATAGATAGTGACAACGATAGTAGTATATATACCTGACTATCTGTTAGATCTCCAGAAAATGCAACGTCCTTATAAACCTGGACTGGACCCAGTAGATCTTGCTACAGAAGTTACACGAGAACCGGTTGGTGCAACTGACGGAAGCCGCGAAGGAGCAACAGAGGTGCCTCGATGTTGATGCTGTTGTTCCCAGAGCTTCTCTTTGGAGCGCACTTCAATGTTTTCGAACGGGGCATCTTGAGAAACTCTGATACAATCCCGAGTGCTGAGCACCAACAACTCGAAGAAGAATGATGCAGCCGCACGGCGCGAAGCCTTAAAGGTGTGAGCTTGGTTCAAGCGACAAAGAAAGCATTGTAGTCTATACCTTGCTTGCCATTTTCTCAAAACTAAGGTATTTTCCCTCATCTTCACCATCCACTGGTCGGAGTTCCCTTCGGATAATCGAGAGAGCCTTCACCGTGTTCTTACTATAACCTTTGCCTTCGGTGTCTACGGCATCCTCTTCTTGAGTACTCTGCGTCTGATTCAGTGGGCGAGAATCGAATACAGCGATGTGGCACGATGCGTCAGCATAAGATTCTTCTCCCTCCTCCATTAGAGCGGTTTCGGGGCCAGGCGTGGACAATCTGCTCAGTGCTGACGGAGCAACCGACTTCGACCGTGCTCGATCCTCATCCACTACTAGATCAATTCCGGCGTCCCCGAATTCTGGTACGGTTAACTGAAAATCCTCGATTCCCATCGACTGATCAGGAAACTCCAGAGCGCCTGCAGGTCCAACACTTGCCCGTCCGAGAACATCACTGCCCATTGCAACACTGGGTGCAAGGCTACCTGCACGTCTCCCAATTTCCACATCTTCATTTTCGTTTACGCCCTCCTCCAGACGCGGTCTCTTGTTCGGACCCTTGTCTGGCGAGACTCCTCTGCGCTTAGCCGAGCCGCTGACCGGACGCATGAAAAGCTCAGAAAGTTCAGGTGCTAAACCGGGTGGAGCACCACACAAAAAAGTTCCGTTCGGGGTGATTTTGGTGGGTAAGAAGTGTGAGAGTGGGTCATTATGAATATCCATCAGTCTGATAACGACAGTAGATCGAGGAAGAAAGTGGGGTTCAGTCAAAATATCGCTTAGGTCTTTGTCCTGCTGATTACCCAAGCCGCCTCTACGTCGACCTGCTTTCGCACCTGGTCCCCCGTCTTGCAATTCAGTAACAGAATCAATCACttgcttcttttcttttaatTTCTTCTGGAGCTTGGAATTTTTTGGTGTCTCCTCCACCGGCAGCCCAATCTCAACTGGGGGCGGAGTTGGTGGGACATCGGAAAGTGGAGAGGCTGTGAGAGGAGTGGAAATGAGAGATGAGTTGAGACGAACGACTCAATGCCACGTACAAGCACGGGAAGGCGACCTAGTTTGACCAGGAGTCTTCTCCCCATCGGCGGGAAGAGCAAGGAGGCCTTCGACCGGAACCTCGTCAAACCCAACGCCAAAATCGCCCAGATCCAATCCATCAAGAGGCATATCTACTTCCATATCTGCGCCGAACTCATGCTCCGAGGGACCCCGACTTTTACTCCTATTTGACAACCAATCCAGGCCCATGCCACCAGCTTCCTCCATAAATTCGGCACCTATGGAATTACGGAAGGGGTCGGCATCTCGCCCAACACCAACGCTACCGTCGACGCTCATGGAATCTTGATTTTCCTCCCCTTGTTGATTAGGCCCATCACCAAAGTCGAGACCGAGGTCGATTTCAAAATCTTGAGAACCGATCCCGTCTGAAGGGCCAATGTCATAATTAACGTCAAAACCAAGAGGTTCGAATGTGTCTGTCGGAGGTAGGGTAATGTCATCTATGTGGGCCTGGTGCTGACCAACCGTGGTAAGCTGCCGTTCTTCAAAGTCTTGTTGCCTGTCGAGAATGATGCATTTGAGATACAAGATAGGGAGGTGAATATCGCTTTGAGAGCAAGAGGATTATAAAAGGATACGAACCAGTTGATATCGGGTATGAATAAGTCCAGGTCAGGAAAGTCGTTGCTCTGTATAGTGATCGCATTCCGGTTCGCAACGAGCTGCTCTTCGTTCATGTCTACAACACCTGGGCGAAATGCCTAGATATGGACCGTTCAGAAGGAGACGAGATATTAGAAGCCAGATAGCATACCAATTTGATCTTTAGAAGGGCTTCGTTGCAGTCATCGAGCAAGTATTTGGCTTTACGACTATAGATCCGCACGACCCCCAAAAGAAGTTGACCGCTAACTCTCAACGCCATGAACTCTACCTCCTCGCCCATAATCGCATCTAGAGACTAGAATATTGCCAAACGAACTTAAGAAGGTAAAGAGATAGCCGTACCTACGGACTCCGCTATATCTGTTTGCAGGGTCTGGGTTTTAGAGAGTTTCCGCTCCATGTGGGCTGCGAGCCATACTCTGCCGAGCGGCCCTCGCCGCGATTGGAAGACTTCTGAGTAGAACTAAAGGAGGACGTTGAGCATTGAGCCGATAGTTGGCGAATGTCCATACCATGAAGGTCAAGGGGAAAGAGGAAAGGTGTCGCGTCGCGTGCAGGTCCTCAAGTCGAACCGTCGTTTAGATTTGTCAGTGTTTGGTAACCACATGACGCGACTTTCTCAGGCTGCTCGAAACTGCTTTTTTTGAATTTATgctttcttcctccttccgaCGCGTTCCACGTCGTCCAGCCCCAAGATGTCGGCGTGCAGGTCGTTGTATTACGACTTCTAATACAGAAGGTGCCACCGAGGTACCGCCTCCTCTACGAATAAAACCATGGAGGAACAAACCGGATACCAGTTTTCAAAGGTCAACCAATGGCACTTCACTATCTCGTTACAATTTACGCCTCTCTATGGCAGCTACTAAATCTTACGTTTCTTCATGCTTTGAGACCTTGTCGGAAATGAAAGAAAATAATGTCAAACCCGACCTTTCGACCTACCACCCTATCCTCCAAGTACTTGCCAATATCCGTGCAGAAACGGAGGCGTTGGCAGTCTATGATGATATGCTTTCTAACGGCATTCAACTTGATATTCATGCTTATAATCTTTTACTTGATGTGCGCGTTTCTTTTACATCTTCACGCCGTTTTATCTGTATCCCCACACTGAGTTGTCATTCAGGCTATTCAACACAGGTCTTCAGGTGAAACATGGTCAATTCTCCATGACATGAGAAAGCAGTCAATCAATCCTAATTCTGGCACATACTCCAAAATTATCCGAATATTCACGGCCGCCCAAAACTTAGAAACGTCATTGGTTCACTTGCAGGAAATGCGGAGGAAAGGTGTCGAGCCCGAGTTTGAGACAGTACAAGATGTCGTGGATCTCGCAGCAAAACAGGGTCATCCACGCCTCGCTCTAGATTTGATTGACAGTCTTAAGCATGTCCTAGTGCGGGATATCGGATTGAATGTTTGGAAGAACTGCCTAAAGGCGTCTGCTAATATCCTTTGGGTATGTGCCACTCCCTCCTTATAATTTCAGACAATAATCATGTTCCGCAGAAAGACGGCACTCTCAAGTCCTGGGAAGCTGTTGTTAAGGATGAGGCATTTGAGCCCGATGAGAGCCTTTGCGTTTCTGTGCTCCACGTTGCGGGACATCATGGCCTGCCTGACCTATCGGCCAGCGTTCTCGCTGTCTTAAAAAAATCCGAAATTCCTTGGAACGAACCTCATTTTGCTTCCTTAATTGAAGCTTTCACGTGTAATGGCCAAATTTCTGAAGCATTCACTACCCTCAACCTTATGCAGTCTAACAACATCTCCATTTCACCGACCACCTTATCACCCCTTGTCGAGGCGATCAAGAAGGACGAAGATTCATTGGATGCTGCTTGGTCTATTGTCGAGAATCTTCCGAAGGCTCATATCGCTGCTTTGAACACAGTTATCAGAGCCGCAGGTGCTCTTGGTGACTTGCAACGCGCTGTTGGCGCCTACAAGTCTGCAACCGATATGAATGTAGAACCAAACCTCGATACCTTCCATTCTCTTCTCGAAGCAGCTTTGACTGCACGACGTCCGCTTGGCGACATAATCATGGAGGATATGAAAGCGGCTTCTATTGATCCGGACCAACGGATATTTGAGCTGCTGATCGACCTCTCATTGACCCAGGAATCTTATGAAGATGCTTTTTACCACCTGGAAGAGATGAAAGCTGCTGGATTTACTCCTCAACAGTCAACTTATGAATCCATTGTACGGAAGTGTGCGTTGAATGGTGACGAACGGTATACCATTGCATTAGACGagatgaaggagaagggcCATGTGCCATCGGGACCATTCCAGCGGGAGGTGTTGTCAGCTTACAAAAACGTGTCCCTACAACAACCTGACGCTCCCAGTACCTCTTTCTCCTCTCATGGCCGCGGTGTACTGGACGGCTCGGCTCAAAGATTCATTGAGGCAGGGGGGTTGGTTTAGTCCACATATGATAATTACTGTGTCCATCCGAAAATACACACAAGAGATCGAGAGGCGCTGAGTCGTATTAGGTAGGAATGGGAACAGGGACATCCATTTTGTCATCCACGTTCAGTGCAACGACAAATCTGCTCACGAGGTTATACCCACCGGTGGTCGCGGTAGCCTCTACCATCTGTTGATCGTTCAGAAATTTGCGAAGACCGTTAAATACGTCGTCGGGCACGCGAACGGCCTTCGTTATCCAGTCTGCAAAGAGCATCGCAGCAGCCAACTGTTCTCCCAATACATTCCTGACGTCCTTTTCGCTGGAAAAAGGCGGCGTAAAACGAATCACACGAAGATGATCAGTACTGAGACCAGCGGAGCGTCCCACAGGCTCATGCTGAATCCTGAGTACAATCAAAATGTCCGTGTAGTAAGCCCACACAGGAGAAAGACAGTGGGAAGACTTGCCACTCGTACGAGGCCTCATTGAGAACGGCAATCCTGAGAATCTAAAAGGAGTTATCACTGAGCCTCCACGAGCGAAAAAGAGGCGATAGACTGTACTCACAAACAACTCTCTCATGGTTGGTGGCAACGTATTATTGTCTCGAATGATTCCGAACAAGTCATCCCAACCAGATGCGACCAGACGCGCGTTGAGTCTGGAATATTCATAATCAAGTACTTTTTCAACTCGTTATTCTCCATTTCAGAATTAAAGGACACCGACAAAACTCCATCCAGGTCTAGTAGAGTCCCATTCACCCGCCTGGACCGAATGTGGTCTGCGATCTATGTTCGGCGGTTTTTTAGAACTTGGTAGTACAAGATGCAAGTAAAGACGACGTACTGGGTCTGTTCCTGGTGGTGGGAAAATGTATGGGACACGGGCAGGCAGGTCATCGTCTCTTTTGGCGTGTGCAGCATGCCCGCGAGAGGATACCGACGCGCCGAGTGCGCTAATAtggaagagaaaaaagaggaCAACGATCACTGTGCTGCTTCCGAGAATCATTGGCACGTAGATTTCGGAGGGGTTAGAACAATAGCCCAAAAATGAGCACATTATATAGGCTTTCGAGGTACACATGTGATGCATGACATCCACTCTCATTCTCTTCCCACCAGTGAACGTGGGTAAGGGTAGAACAAACTAGCGACGAGTTTCCCAAGTATGCGAACATAGAACAGAAGCTGACTCAGTACTTGAGAGATTTGAGAATAGCGCAAGGAGAATGACTGTGGTATTGGTGACTA
Proteins encoded in this window:
- a CDS encoding uncharacterized protein (CAZy:GT2_Chitin_synth), which translates into the protein MYQHPAAALSEDFHDSMEVEQALRGDHQPSMPHDSYSQPQYQPGQYLETIHTGETLQLEQPSPPRKNFDPRLAWPQNPSHESLSYSDTCAQSYPSYDSHDSHASRHYEGTVDPFNYDAEAYTSGANLHSYPRSRSPTPAVDDEDYYIIENNSFHYTGAQRVYSNSEKEVLSGSDIHYNYYDPPPSHSFEEMDVSQSPQPSGQVETRHFGSAPAGRVARRHNRKKAVRLKDGKIFSEALPIPDRLVLPRKGELEMMETQYTAVTCDPDHFEAEGFVLRQTYLGRRTELLIVITMYNEDEILFCRTLYGVMKNIQHLCTRKNSQTWGADAWKKVVVCIVADGRFKVHPRVLDCLALLGVYQLGPMKNTVLEREVVAHLFEYTTSFGLDPNLHFKYPDKGIVPTQVIFCIKEKNQKKINSHRWAFNAFARQLQPNVCILLDVGTRPGPKSIYRLWKVFDTHSNVAGACGEISTYKGKNWSLLLNPLVAAQNFEYKISSILDKPTESLFGYISVLPGAFSAYRYIALQNDEKGIGPLASYFKGEVLHGRDTDIFTSNMYLAEDRILCFELVAKANADWVLKYVKGAVGETDVPDALPEFIGQRRRWLNGSFFAATYAIAHAGKILRSGHSVTRKFMLMVETVYNTINLCFAWFGIGNFYLFFVVLTSSLESPSFKLQGIEYLNTILQYALVLMIAACFLFCMGNKPRASIWKYKFTVIFFSILMMYMAFASVMCAIVATEQGGAANSAMLYSVIITYGMYATASILALDPWHMITSFVSYILLSPTYINVLNIYAFSNLDDISWGTKQDSVVEHDLGAVVQNVGSRVVNAEFPETMPDANTLYENAITNLRKRNAPSPKKGKGQMPVEKARLTSNAEKEQAAKDYYANVRTNVLLAWVISNVLLIVVILKGAEPSGTFDQAESFNRTKGYLIFILVFTTLSNLTRFCGSTLYLFVRLIAG
- a CDS encoding uncharacterized protein (BUSCO:EOG0926115V), with translation MFYSEVFQSRRGPLGRVWLAAHMERKLSKTQTLQTDIAESVDAIMGEEVEFMALRVSGQLLLGVVRIYSRKAKYLLDDCNEALLKIKLAFRPGVVDMNEEQLVANRNAITIQSNDFPDLDLFIPDINWQQDFEERQLTTVGQHQAHIDDITLPPTDTFEPLGFDVNYDIGPSDGIGSQDFEIDLGLDFGDGPNQQGEENQDSMSVDGSVGVGRDADPFRNSIGAEFMEEAGGMGLDWLSNRSKSRGPSEHEFGADMEVDMPLDGLDLGDFGVGFDEVPVEGLLALPADGEKTPGQTRSPSRASSPLSDVPPTPPPVEIGLPVEETPKNSKLQKKLKEKKQVIDSVTELQDGGPGAKAGRRRGGLGNQQDKDLSDILTEPHFLPRSTVVIRLMDIHNDPLSHFLPTKITPNGTFLCGAPPGLAPELSELFMRPVSGSAKRRGVSPDKGPNKRPRLEEGVNENEDVEIGRRAGSLAPSVAMGSDVLGRASVGPAGALEFPDQSMGIEDFQLTVPEFGDAGIDLVVDEDRARSKSVAPSALSRLSTPGPETALMEEGEESYADASCHIAVFDSRPLNQTQSTQEEDAVDTEGKGYSKNTVKALSIIRRELRPVDGEDEGKYLSFEKMASKASRRAAASFFFELLVLSTRDCIRVSQDAPFENIEVRSKEKLWEQQHQHRGTSVAPSRLPSVAPTGSRVTSVARSTGSSPGL